A genomic stretch from bacterium includes:
- a CDS encoding Wzz/FepE/Etk N-terminal domain-containing protein — translation MSHDDPTLHRRAEPEAGVFSLASLLGVIWHRRWLVLAVTAAGLAAALLYLVVTKPLYQASATVRPGITNYTAAWQPERGWQLKDIVRWYSRGMYGSGVKAKLGLPERSYRPDIMADFIPRGVGSQGGDVVTLITLSPSRQQASAILETSIAIFNEYAEINSVGNSLSLTRKSLQNEIDKLQNDRADIAIKRDLLNLMIDRKRQELEGVAMEQKKLELRIQEFLVEAELRQDKAASLDARIDVMESGLQEMSYYLERMKEKERHTESRDTLLVEALPPGTEAPWLPDFVQDRTSLAGRLLLSTMEAESSVYEDRLEALDLRSANRVEDLKRRQMLLEESYSLRKKAALLESEIKEMEINRDRALEQELVKIADDVRVFQSRLEVLTPLEQIGTIMVTERPVRPRKLRVLGLLTAAGLLGGLSLAVGWDYLSRHRDEILRNPSARP, via the coding sequence TTGTCCCACGACGACCCGACCCTGCACCGACGCGCCGAGCCCGAGGCCGGCGTCTTCTCCCTGGCGAGCCTGCTCGGCGTGATCTGGCACCGGCGCTGGCTGGTGCTGGCGGTGACCGCCGCCGGCCTGGCCGCCGCCCTGCTCTACCTGGTGGTCACCAAGCCGCTGTACCAGGCGTCGGCCACCGTGCGCCCCGGCATCACCAACTACACGGCCGCCTGGCAGCCGGAACGCGGCTGGCAGCTCAAGGACATCGTGCGCTGGTACAGCCGCGGCATGTACGGGTCGGGCGTCAAGGCGAAGCTCGGCCTGCCCGAGCGCTCGTACCGCCCCGACATCATGGCCGACTTCATCCCGCGCGGCGTCGGCTCCCAGGGCGGCGACGTGGTGACCCTGATCACGCTGAGCCCGTCGCGGCAGCAGGCGAGCGCGATCCTCGAGACGTCGATCGCCATCTTCAACGAGTACGCCGAGATCAACTCCGTGGGCAACAGCCTGTCGCTGACCCGCAAGAGCCTGCAGAACGAGATCGACAAGCTGCAGAACGACCGCGCCGACATCGCCATCAAGCGCGACCTGCTGAACCTGATGATCGACCGCAAGCGGCAGGAGCTCGAGGGCGTGGCGATGGAGCAGAAGAAGCTCGAGCTGCGGATCCAGGAGTTCCTGGTCGAGGCCGAACTGCGCCAGGACAAGGCCGCCAGCCTCGACGCCCGCATCGACGTCATGGAGAGCGGGCTGCAGGAGATGTCCTACTACCTCGAGCGCATGAAGGAGAAGGAGCGCCACACCGAGAGCCGCGACACGCTGCTGGTCGAGGCGCTCCCGCCCGGCACCGAGGCGCCCTGGCTGCCCGACTTCGTCCAGGACCGGACCTCGCTCGCGGGACGGCTCCTGCTGAGCACCATGGAGGCCGAGTCCTCCGTGTACGAGGACCGCCTCGAGGCCCTCGACCTGCGCTCCGCCAACCGGGTGGAGGACCTCAAGCGGCGCCAGATGCTGCTGGAGGAGTCCTACTCCCTGCGCAAGAAGGCGGCCCTGCTCGAGTCCGAGATCAAGGAGATGGAGATCAACCGCGACCGGGCCCTCGAGCAGGAACTGGTGAAGATCGCCGACGACGTGCGCGTCTTCCAGTCGCGGCTGGAGGTGCTGACGCCGCTGGAGCAGATCGGCACCATCATGGTCACCGAGCGGCCCGTGCGCCCGCGCAAGCTGCGCGTGCTGGGCCTGTTGACCGCCGCCGGGCTGCTGGGCGGCCTGTCGCTGGCCGTCGGCTGGGACTACCTGTCGCGCCACCGCGACGAGATCCTGCGGAACCCGTCCGCGCGGCCGTGA
- a CDS encoding saccharopine dehydrogenase C-terminal domain-containing protein, with the protein MRHLLLGAGLQGRAIAWDLLRHAAGVTGLTVVDLDRDALASLADWLDDPRLRTVAGDVTDPALLAPLLDEAAACTSAVNYWFNDDLTALAIAHRAHFVDLGGNNDVVAAQLARDPQARAAGVTVVPDCGLAPGLAGLLGHHLAVGLDACDALRLRVGGLPLHPRPPLDYMIVFSVQGLINEYIEPCLVLRDGEERTVPGLSELESLEFPPPFGRLEAFQTSGGASTLTRTLRGRVRDLDYKTIRYPGHRDRILPLHELGLTSSQPLRPVGAGGDVRPRDVLAACLELACPKNGPDVVLLRVEAEGTAGGRRVRRTLTIVDHEDPATGLTAMMRMTGFPAAIVADLLAHGEAAPGARPQELAIPAERVLAELARRGIHAPLVETPLD; encoded by the coding sequence ATGCGCCACCTGCTGCTCGGCGCCGGCCTGCAGGGCCGCGCCATCGCCTGGGACCTGCTGCGCCACGCCGCGGGCGTGACGGGCCTGACCGTCGTGGACCTCGACCGCGACGCGCTGGCCTCGCTGGCGGATTGGCTCGACGACCCGCGGCTGCGGACCGTGGCCGGCGACGTCACCGACCCCGCGCTGCTCGCCCCGCTGCTCGACGAGGCGGCGGCCTGCACCAGCGCCGTGAACTACTGGTTCAACGACGACCTGACGGCCCTGGCGATCGCGCACCGCGCCCATTTCGTGGACCTCGGCGGCAACAACGACGTCGTCGCGGCCCAGCTCGCGCGCGACCCGCAGGCCCGCGCCGCGGGCGTGACGGTGGTGCCGGACTGCGGCCTGGCGCCGGGTCTGGCCGGCCTGCTCGGCCACCACCTGGCCGTCGGCCTGGACGCGTGCGACGCCCTGCGCCTGCGCGTCGGCGGCCTGCCGCTGCACCCCCGCCCGCCGCTGGACTACATGATCGTCTTCTCGGTGCAGGGGCTGATCAACGAGTACATCGAGCCCTGCCTGGTGCTGCGCGACGGCGAGGAGCGGACCGTGCCCGGCCTGTCGGAACTGGAGAGCCTCGAGTTCCCGCCGCCCTTCGGCCGGCTGGAGGCCTTCCAGACCAGCGGCGGCGCCTCGACCCTCACCCGCACCCTGCGCGGGCGCGTGCGCGACCTGGACTACAAGACGATCCGCTACCCGGGCCACCGCGACCGCATCCTGCCGCTGCACGAACTGGGTTTGACCTCTTCGCAGCCCCTGCGGCCGGTGGGAGCGGGCGGCGACGTGCGCCCGCGCGACGTGTTGGCCGCCTGCCTGGAGCTTGCCTGCCCCAAGAACGGCCCCGACGTCGTGCTGCTGCGCGTGGAGGCCGAGGGGACCGCCGGCGGCCGTCGCGTGCGCCGCACGCTGACGATCGTGGACCACGAGGACCCGGCGACCGGCCTGACGGCCATGATGAGGATGACCGGCTTCCCGGCGGCGATCGTCGCCGATCTGCTGGCCCACGGTGAGGCGGCGCCCGGCGCCCGGCCCCAGGAACTGGCCATCCCCGCCGAGCGCGTGCTGGCGGAGCTGGCCCGGCGCGGGATCCACGCCCCGCTGGTCGAGACGCCCCTGGACTGA